The proteins below come from a single Cricetulus griseus strain 17A/GY chromosome 6, alternate assembly CriGri-PICRH-1.0, whole genome shotgun sequence genomic window:
- the LOC113836467 gene encoding notch-regulated ankyrin repeat-containing protein: MSQAELSTCSAPQTQRIFQEAVRKGNTQELQSLLQNMTNCEFNVNSFGPEGQTALHQSVIDGNLELVKLLVKFGADIRLANRDGWSALHIAAFGGHQDIVLYLITKAKYAASGR, encoded by the coding sequence ATGAGCCAAGCCGAGCTGTCCACCTGCTCGGCGCCGCAGACGCAGCGCATCTTCCAGGAAGCGGTGCGCAAGGGCAACACGCAGGAGCTGCAGTCGCTGCTGCAGAACATGACTAACTGCGAGTTCAACGTGAACTCGTTCGGGCCGGAGGGCCAGACAGCACTCCACCAGTCAGTCATCGATGGCAACCTGGAGCTGGTGAAGCTGCTGGTCAAGTTCGGCGCGGACATCCGCCTAGCCAACCGCGACGGCTGGAGCGCGCTGCACATCGCCGCCTTCGGGGGCCACCAGGACATCGTGCTCTATCTCATCACCAAGGCCAAGTACGCGGCCAGCGGCCGGTGA